From Ancylobacter pratisalsi, one genomic window encodes:
- a CDS encoding GcrA family cell cycle regulator, translating into MNWTDERVELLKKLWSEGLSASQIAAELGGVTRNAVIGKVHRLGLSGRAKAMTAAAPRQRKPRPAPASTASARPMVHGNTALATATRVMAEPEPQELPDPVANVIPMAERCTILDLNEFTCRWPVGDPGKEDFFYCGSRTKIGTTYCAFHARIAYQPVQDRNRRRLAR; encoded by the coding sequence ATGAACTGGACGGATGAGCGCGTCGAGCTGCTCAAGAAACTCTGGTCCGAAGGGCTGTCGGCGAGCCAGATCGCGGCCGAGCTCGGTGGTGTCACACGCAATGCGGTGATCGGCAAGGTCCACCGCCTCGGCCTCTCCGGCCGTGCCAAGGCGATGACGGCCGCCGCGCCGCGCCAGCGCAAGCCGCGCCCGGCGCCGGCCAGCACCGCCAGCGCCCGCCCCATGGTCCATGGCAACACCGCGCTGGCCACCGCGACGCGGGTAATGGCCGAACCGGAGCCGCAGGAGCTGCCCGATCCGGTCGCCAACGTCATTCCGATGGCGGAACGCTGCACCATTCTCGACCTCAACGAGTTCACCTGCCGCTGGCCGGTCGGCGATCCCGGCAAGGAAGACTTCTTCTACTGCGGCAGCCGCACCAAGATCGGCACGACCTACTGCGCCTTCCACGCCCGCATTGCCTACCAGCCGGTGCAGGACCGCAACCGGCGCCGCCTCGCGCGCTGA
- a CDS encoding M48 family metallopeptidase gives MLFRARETSRLKAPVTPEPATVTLSLASGEVTVALKRNARARRYTLRVRAATRDVVLTIPGRGSLREALDFAHRHAGWIEVRLARLPETVAFVPGAVIPLRGVAYRIEARPEARGTVWTGTDGEGPVLYVAGAPAHLSRRVTDFLKREARRDLVGAAQRHARALGVSIGRVTLRDTASRWGSCSASGALSFSWRLILAPAFVLDYLAAHEVAHRREMNHGPRFWATVDRLFPEREAAERWLKKHGPDLHRYGAGEAPEAP, from the coding sequence ATGCTGTTTCGTGCCAGAGAGACATCGCGCCTGAAGGCGCCGGTGACGCCTGAACCGGCGACGGTGACGCTGTCGCTCGCCTCGGGCGAGGTGACGGTGGCGCTGAAGCGCAACGCCCGCGCCCGCCGCTACACGCTGCGGGTGCGCGCGGCCACACGCGACGTGGTGCTGACCATTCCCGGCCGGGGCTCGCTGCGCGAGGCCCTCGATTTCGCCCATCGTCATGCCGGCTGGATCGAGGTCCGGCTCGCCCGGCTGCCGGAGACGGTGGCCTTCGTGCCCGGCGCGGTTATTCCGCTGCGCGGCGTCGCTTATCGTATCGAGGCGCGGCCGGAAGCGCGCGGCACGGTGTGGACCGGCACCGATGGAGAAGGGCCGGTGCTCTATGTCGCCGGCGCGCCCGCTCACCTTTCCCGCCGCGTGACGGACTTCCTGAAGCGCGAGGCCCGGCGCGACCTGGTGGGGGCGGCGCAGCGCCATGCGCGCGCGCTGGGCGTCAGCATCGGGCGGGTGACGCTGCGCGACACGGCGAGCCGGTGGGGCTCCTGCTCGGCGAGCGGGGCGCTGTCATTCTCGTGGCGGCTGATCCTCGCCCCGGCCTTCGTGCTCGACTACCTCGCCGCCCATGAGGTGGCGCACCGGCGCGAGATGAACCACGGGCCGCGCTTCTGGGCCACGGTCGATCGGCTGTTCCCCGAACGCGAGGCCGCCGAACGCTGGCTGAAGAAGCATGGGCCGGACCTGCACCGCTACGGCGCCGGCGAGGCGCCGGAGGCGCCGTAA
- a CDS encoding Hsp33 family molecular chaperone — protein sequence MTSHSDPHTRPPAADAVDDRVTPFHVDGLDVRGRVVRLGTTLDAVLAHHDYPAAVKRLLGEAVALTVLLGSTLKFEGRFILQTRTDGPVDLLVVDFTAPHDVRAYARFDAERLAELEAASPAGVAPDSGALLGAGHLAMTIDQGLSANRYQGMVALEGGGLEAAAHQYFTQSEQIPTRVRLAVAEEVRPGGAASGWRAGGLMVQFLPTEGGRIRPVDLHPGDAPEGTDLPEAEEDDAWVEAQLLVNTLEDIELVDNELSSERLLFRLFHERGARVFEAQHIVAKCSCSRERVMNVLASFSREERADLVENGQVGVTCEFCGRSYAFSAEEVVDTEPPSTED from the coding sequence ATGACATCACATTCAGATCCCCATACCCGCCCGCCTGCCGCCGACGCGGTGGACGATCGCGTCACCCCCTTCCACGTTGATGGCCTCGACGTGCGCGGGCGCGTGGTGCGCCTCGGCACGACGCTCGACGCCGTGCTCGCCCATCACGACTACCCCGCGGCGGTAAAGCGCCTGCTCGGCGAGGCGGTGGCGCTCACCGTCCTGCTCGGCTCGACGCTGAAGTTTGAGGGCCGCTTCATCCTCCAGACCCGCACCGACGGGCCGGTGGACCTGTTGGTCGTCGACTTCACCGCCCCGCACGATGTGCGCGCCTATGCCCGCTTCGACGCGGAGCGGCTCGCGGAGCTGGAAGCCGCCAGCCCGGCGGGCGTCGCGCCCGACAGCGGCGCGCTGCTGGGGGCCGGCCATCTCGCCATGACCATCGACCAGGGACTCAGCGCCAACCGCTATCAGGGCATGGTCGCTCTGGAAGGTGGCGGGCTGGAAGCGGCGGCGCACCAGTACTTCACCCAGTCCGAGCAGATCCCCACCCGCGTGCGGCTCGCCGTGGCGGAGGAGGTACGTCCGGGCGGCGCCGCGTCCGGCTGGCGCGCCGGCGGGCTGATGGTGCAGTTCCTGCCCACCGAGGGCGGGCGCATCCGCCCTGTCGACCTCCATCCGGGCGACGCGCCGGAGGGGACCGACCTTCCCGAGGCGGAGGAGGACGACGCCTGGGTCGAGGCCCAGCTGCTGGTCAACACGCTGGAAGATATCGAGCTGGTCGACAATGAACTGTCCAGCGAGCGCCTGCTGTTCCGCCTGTTCCACGAGCGCGGCGCGCGCGTGTTCGAGGCCCAGCACATCGTCGCCAAGTGCTCCTGCTCGCGCGAGCGGGTGATGAACGTGCTGGCGAGCTTCTCGCGCGAGGAGCGCGCCGATCTTGTCGAGAACGGCCAGGTCGGCGTCACCTGCGAGTTCTGCGGGCGCTCCTATGCGTTCTCAGCCGAGGAGGTGGTCGACACCGAGCCACCCTCGACCGAGGACTGA
- the argF gene encoding ornithine carbamoyltransferase, translated as MNAHSNAMNDMSAHGAVKHFLDLDLLPPDELRGLMRLSHDLKSRRHEIAAEKPFAGKVLAMVFDQPSTRTRISFDVAMRQLGGETIMLTGAEMQLGRGETIADTAKVLSRYVDAIMIRILDHGALAELAAHASIPVINGLTRDSHPCQIMADVMTFEEHKGPITGRTVAWTGDANNVLTSWVQAAQRFDFALNIATPPELAPRPALVDWARANGARVNFGLDPEEAVEGVDCVVTDTWVSMGDAEYERRHNLLRPYQVNGALMKRADKDAIFMHCLPAHRGEEVTDEVMDGPQSVVFDEAENRLHAQKGILAWCLEGAAA; from the coding sequence ATGAACGCCCACAGCAATGCGATGAACGACATGTCCGCCCACGGTGCCGTGAAGCACTTCCTCGACCTCGACCTGCTGCCGCCCGACGAGCTGCGCGGCCTCATGCGCCTGTCGCACGACCTCAAGAGCCGGCGTCACGAAATCGCGGCGGAAAAGCCCTTTGCCGGCAAGGTGCTGGCGATGGTGTTCGACCAGCCCTCGACCCGCACCCGCATTTCCTTCGATGTGGCGATGCGCCAGCTCGGCGGCGAGACGATCATGCTGACCGGCGCCGAGATGCAGCTCGGGCGCGGCGAGACCATCGCCGACACCGCCAAGGTGCTCTCGCGCTATGTCGACGCCATCATGATCCGCATCCTCGATCACGGCGCGCTTGCCGAGCTTGCCGCCCATGCCAGCATCCCGGTCATCAACGGGCTGACGCGGGACAGCCACCCCTGCCAGATCATGGCGGACGTGATGACCTTCGAGGAGCACAAGGGTCCGATCACCGGGCGCACCGTGGCCTGGACCGGCGACGCCAACAACGTGCTCACCTCCTGGGTGCAGGCGGCCCAGCGCTTCGACTTCGCGCTCAACATCGCCACCCCGCCCGAGCTGGCCCCGCGCCCCGCGCTGGTCGACTGGGCCCGCGCCAACGGCGCCCGGGTGAACTTCGGCCTCGACCCGGAGGAGGCCGTGGAAGGCGTGGACTGCGTCGTCACCGACACCTGGGTGTCGATGGGCGATGCCGAATATGAGCGCCGGCACAATCTGCTGCGCCCCTATCAGGTCAATGGTGCGCTGATGAAGCGTGCCGACAAGGACGCCATATTCATGCACTGCCTTCCCGCCCATCGCGGCGAGGAGGTCACCGACGAGGTGATGGACGGCCCGCAGTCGGTGGTGTTCGACGAGGCCGAAAACCGCCTGCACGCGCAGAAGGGCATCCTCGCCTGGTGCCTGGAAGGCGCCGCGGCGTAA
- the argE gene encoding acetylornithine deacetylase, with protein MLAGRTTTEELLAYLVAFDTTSRNSNLDLIGFVRDYLAAFGVDSVSVPNEAGDKASLFATIGPGGVGGVCLSGHSDVVPVDGQPWSSDPFTLTPVGDRLYGRGSCDMKGFLASCLAMVPAMTAARLSTPIHLLVSYDEEIGCTGVVPAVRRLGVDLPLPRACIVGEPTSMRVVDAHKSGMAYVTTVTGREAHSSMPQLGANAIFAAAELVGELDRCRAELIAAGDPSGRFDPPSTTVQVTVIEGGTAGNIVPRRCAIRWNVRGLPGFDEAVLLARIERFADEVVLPKLRADAPEATITTDLVYKVPPLAPQTGSPAELLALRLAGQNRTFAVSYATEGGHFQEQGVPTIICGPGSIDQAHKPDEYIEVAQLRACERFLTGLIAECGRS; from the coding sequence ATGCTGGCCGGACGGACGACGACCGAGGAACTGCTCGCCTATCTGGTCGCGTTCGACACCACCAGCCGCAATTCCAATCTCGACTTGATCGGCTTTGTGCGGGACTACCTCGCCGCCTTCGGCGTGGACAGCGTCAGCGTGCCGAACGAGGCCGGCGACAAGGCGAGCCTGTTCGCCACCATCGGGCCCGGCGGGGTCGGCGGTGTGTGCCTTTCCGGCCATTCCGACGTGGTGCCCGTGGATGGCCAGCCCTGGTCGAGCGACCCGTTCACCCTGACCCCGGTCGGCGACCGGCTCTATGGGCGCGGCTCCTGCGACATGAAGGGCTTCCTCGCCTCCTGCCTCGCCATGGTGCCGGCGATGACGGCGGCGCGGCTTTCGACGCCGATCCACCTTCTGGTTTCCTATGACGAGGAGATCGGCTGCACCGGCGTGGTGCCGGCGGTGCGCCGCCTGGGGGTGGACCTGCCGCTGCCGCGGGCCTGCATCGTCGGCGAGCCGACCTCGATGCGGGTGGTGGACGCGCACAAGTCCGGCATGGCGTATGTGACCACGGTGACGGGACGCGAGGCGCATTCCTCGATGCCCCAGCTCGGTGCCAACGCCATTTTCGCCGCCGCCGAACTGGTGGGCGAACTGGACCGCTGTCGCGCCGAGCTGATCGCGGCGGGAGACCCGAGCGGGCGCTTCGATCCGCCCAGCACCACGGTGCAGGTGACGGTGATCGAGGGCGGGACGGCGGGCAACATCGTGCCGCGGCGCTGCGCCATCCGCTGGAACGTGCGCGGGCTTCCCGGTTTCGACGAGGCCGTGCTGCTGGCGCGCATCGAGCGTTTCGCTGACGAAGTGGTGCTGCCCAAGCTCCGGGCCGACGCGCCGGAGGCCACGATCACCACCGACCTCGTCTACAAGGTGCCGCCGCTGGCGCCGCAGACCGGCTCGCCGGCCGAGCTTCTGGCGCTGCGCCTCGCCGGGCAGAACCGCACCTTCGCCGTCTCCTATGCCACCGAGGGCGGGCACTTCCAGGAGCAGGGCGTGCCGACCATCATCTGCGGGCCGGGTTCGATCGACCAGGCGCACAAGCCGGACGAGTATATCGAGGTGGCGCAGTTGCGCGCCTGCGAGCGGTTCCTCACCGGGCTGATCGCGGAGTGCGGCCGCAGCTAG
- a CDS encoding aspartate aminotransferase family protein, whose protein sequence is MIDPILPTYNRVNLVFERGEGAWLFTRDGERYLDFTAGIAVNVLGHAHPHLVAALTEQAGKLWHLSNVFRIEGGERLAARLTQATFADTMFFTNSGAEALECAIKMARKYHAANGAPERYRIITFEGAFHGRTLATIAAGGNPKYMEGFGPAMDGFDQVPFGDIEAVKAAIGPRTGAILVEPVQGEGGVRALSWSQLRALRALCDETGLLLILDEVQCGVGRTGKFFAHEWAGITPDIMAVAKGIGGGFPVGACLAKEEAAKGMTAGTHGSTYGGNPLAMSVANAVLDVVLAEGFMEQVQATSARLKQKLAELKDRHPAVIAEIRGEGLLLGLRTHVPNTDLVAAMRAEGMLAPTASENVVRLLPPLNIGDAEIDAAFTRLDAACARLENAMKPEAVKGAAA, encoded by the coding sequence ATGATCGACCCCATCCTGCCGACCTATAATCGTGTGAACCTCGTCTTCGAGCGAGGCGAGGGCGCGTGGCTCTTCACCCGTGACGGCGAACGATATCTCGATTTCACCGCGGGCATCGCCGTGAATGTGCTCGGCCACGCCCATCCCCATCTGGTGGCCGCGCTCACCGAACAGGCCGGCAAGCTCTGGCACCTGTCGAACGTGTTCCGCATCGAAGGCGGCGAGCGGCTTGCCGCGCGCCTCACGCAGGCCACCTTCGCCGACACCATGTTCTTCACCAATTCGGGTGCGGAAGCGCTGGAGTGCGCCATCAAGATGGCGCGCAAGTACCACGCCGCCAACGGCGCGCCGGAGCGCTACCGCATCATCACCTTCGAGGGCGCGTTCCACGGCCGCACGCTGGCCACCATCGCCGCCGGCGGCAACCCGAAATACATGGAGGGCTTCGGCCCGGCCATGGACGGCTTCGACCAGGTACCGTTCGGCGACATCGAGGCGGTGAAAGCCGCCATCGGCCCGCGGACCGGCGCCATACTGGTCGAGCCGGTGCAGGGCGAAGGCGGCGTGCGCGCGCTGTCCTGGTCGCAGCTGCGCGCGCTCAGGGCGCTGTGCGACGAGACCGGCCTGCTGCTCATCCTCGACGAGGTGCAGTGCGGCGTCGGGCGCACCGGCAAGTTCTTCGCCCATGAATGGGCCGGCATCACGCCGGACATCATGGCGGTGGCCAAGGGCATTGGCGGCGGCTTCCCGGTCGGGGCGTGCCTGGCCAAGGAAGAGGCCGCCAAGGGCATGACCGCCGGCACCCACGGCTCCACCTATGGCGGCAACCCGCTGGCCATGAGCGTGGCCAATGCGGTGCTCGACGTGGTGCTCGCCGAAGGCTTCATGGAGCAGGTGCAGGCCACCTCCGCCCGCCTGAAGCAGAAGCTGGCCGAACTGAAGGACCGCCACCCGGCGGTGATCGCCGAGATCCGCGGCGAGGGCCTTCTGCTCGGCCTGCGCACCCATGTGCCCAACACCGATCTTGTCGCCGCCATGCGCGCGGAAGGCATGCTGGCCCCGACCGCGAGCGAGAACGTGGTCCGGCTGCTGCCGCCGCTGAACATCGGCGACGCGGAGATCGACGCGGCCTTCACCCGGCTCGATGCCGCCTGCGCAAGGCTGGAAAACGCCATGAAGCCGGAAGCCGTGAAGGGAGCGGCCGCATGA